TGATGCATTCCTGGGCCACCACCTCTAAACTCCGAAATCCCTACTGTACCCGCTAAGGAAAGTACCCAGTCCAGGAACCAACTAGTTTACCTCTGAATCCTGCATAGTGGCTTACCCAGTGCCTTACATACAATGGACATTCAATATATTCTTTGTGAATAACTAGATTACCAGGGGGAAAAGTGCTGTATGACAGgttctttttaaaggaatctctGGAGATCATTTTGTGTATTTAATAACCTCTTTCGTTGTTTTGTGAATCTGGGATCTTCACAGAGAAATTTTCTTCCTATTCTCAAGGTATGTGTGGATTTATCTTTGTTCTCTAGATTGATTGGAACATTATTGAAGCTTATTTAGAAGTTTAGGAAATttagcattgtggtcaaaaacTGACTAGGATCAGACTGTGTCCTTGAGTTGGTACTTTTCCCAAAGATATCCTCAACTGGATCCACAGCTCATCCTCCCTCACTCCTATCCCATTAGTTGATTTGAATCCTTGTTTATTTCACATTTCCACGCCAAATATTAGCGGGAAGCAAACAGCGCTTGGGTACATTTTCTGGATATTTGGACAATACGTACACTTGGCTCTATATTTTTCCTgacctcctttcccctccccccactttttttgAACCGGTTCTTAGGAGACTTTTTACTGGGTTGGAGAGTTAGAGGCTTGGCTGGGGTGATGTGAATATAGTGCCCTCTGGTGGAATTTTGTGAGAATTGCAAATTTCTCCCCCCAACCTTAAGAGTGTTTGAGAATTCTTTTCTTGGCTGGCCTTCAAGGGGAGGGCTTCTCTGTTACATCTCAAATACTATAGTAAATTAATAGCATGCAAGTTTATTACCTACACTGGATATTTTAGAGATATTGTGTGGGGGATATCAATTGATTACTTGAGgtttatcattataaaattagGCCTCAAATGACTAGAAATGGGCAGCTGGCAGCACCTGTGCTTTTTCATCATCTGACATCAGTGTGTATGAGAGGTAGACAAAAAAGGGGTTCCCCCAACAAAGGTAATTGGAAAGAGTCTACGGACCAAGAATTAAGGGAAAATAGCAGGGATCAGAAAACTTGGTCACAACAGTTGTTATCCTCAGCCCTCACTAGGATCTGAGCCCAGACATTTAAGACCCAGCTAGAGGCTGAGAGTCTGTCAGACTCTGATTGATCCCCTTCCCGCAACAATTTGTAGAGAGGTCCCACGGTGGTCGTGTAACATGGAGCTTCTCTGGACCCTGTTAGCTTCCAGCTGGGAAGGTAACAACAATGccaaaaggaagagacaccatAGATTCCCAACAGGCACAAAGCATCGATCATCACATGCCAGCAGAAGAAGGTGGGGACAAACATGATGTCAATGATGTCATCATCCTGCCCCGGGTAGCCGGTGCCTGGTTTGTACAGAATGAAGCCGGCCTGTACCAGCCAGAAGCCCATGATCTGAAACAGAAAGGTCTCGATCACTGAGAGTTGAAACGTGTCGGGAACCCACAGCTGTACGGTCAACACCAGCATCAGCAGCAACACCACCAAGATGAGCACAGAGTGAACCTGCAGCTCCACCCCTGCTGAGTCCTGAACATGTGACACCAGCAACAGCAGGAGCACATAGAAAGTCAGCACCAAGGTCCCTTCTTCTAGGGGCACACAGTGCTGAGGCAGCAAGTTCTTGCTCACGACCTCTACACAGCCGTTGAGGGTGAGAAGGACGTACATGGTGACGTGCTGCCACTCTTTGGCGTACATAACTCTCAGGGGCAGCTGCCCGTTCATCAGTGTCAGCCCTCTCTTCATGCAGCTTATCTCACACTCACAAGCCAGAGCCAGCCAGCGTCTTCAGCAAACCACCGTAGGATATTTTCCACAGCCTGGCCCATCTCCCCTTATTCCTGGGAGGTGATGAAGGATACAGGAAGGAGTCACTGAATATCACAGCTTTGGAGACCACTACTGCTTGATACAGTCCATATGAGAGTAGAAACAGCCCTGGGTACGCATGACCGATAAAGGTTCCCATTGAACTAGAAATCCCTCTAAAGAAGGTGAGAAGAGTAAAACCAAGGCACGTCCACACCTTCTGGGGCCACTTCAAGATCTGGACTTTGGAAGGAATTGCCTTCCACCAACTTTTATCATTTCGCCCCACCCGCTGCTCCCCCACAGAGAGGAAATGCTTCTTGAAACAAGCCTACGACTTTGGTGGTGTAAAGCCTCATTGCTCCATTCCATTCTGGGACGTTGGGGACTAACTGGCTTCAGCCAAAGAAGACAGCTGGTGAATGTGCCTTTAGGGGCCTCTAGGGCCCTTGGGGTGCTTCTGGTCATACTTGTCCCTTTCTCCTATGGCTTCCTTCCCCTGGTACTGCCCAGCATTCAGAGAAGGGCACAGAAGCATGGGATGGGGTTAGGGGTTGCCATGGTCTCCAGAGGAAGCCTGGGCACTCACAAATCCTCAGGTTTCCTTTGGTATCTCTCAGACATAACTTTGGCCTGATTACAAAGTTTTCTTTCTggacaaatatatttaaaaacatttggaTATATGAGCATGTTTCGTACCTatctggcttttcttcttttatagacACGTTCTGAGGATCACCGAGAAaggtcccttcctctcctccccttatCTTTTCACCCCCCCACCTTTGTCTCCCCACTTCAGCATTTCTACTGGCCAGTAAATGGATCTGAAAAGCTAACTTTTGATACTGATTTCAGGAACAGTGGGTATTTTGTACTGTGTCAACCTAACTAAGCTTGAGCCATGTTTCCTAGAGTTACCTTCCCTCTATGATTCCAGATTGAGTTGGCTGCAAGAGAAGTTTAGAGAACCTAAAGACGGAAATGAAGCAACCTAAGACACTCTGAAGGTGTAGGGTACCAGGCGCCACTGCAGTTCACGCGTTCAGTTACTGATCTGCTGGCTCAACCTTTTGGCATGGACAGCCAGGCCTACAGCTCCCTCAGCTTCTCTTTGTGCGAAGGGCACCAGCTGCTTCTGCAGGCCACCTGCCACTGAAGTATGAGGTGATGAGAGGAAGACAGAGGCTTCAGTCTATCTTCGTAAGCTGCAGTTTGTCCTTACTCTTCCCCAACTTCATGTAATGTACTTCTTCCTGACTGCTGCCAATTTGAGCTGAAATGGCCTCCACCCCATCACACAGAAAGGCAAGAGCCTTCCATAGACTTCCTCACTACAAATGTGTAAGGTCTAATATCCATAAGAAATCCATATTCCCATCTATCCCTAACTGATGCAAGGGATTAAGGTGTAATCCCTAAAATGTAGATACCGTTGAGAGGAGTGACTCCAGTGAGCTAGTGTTGGCCATTTGGATTCTAATGTGAATTAGCCCATCAGCTTCATTTATCTATGACTCCGCTAGTGTCTAATGCACCTCAGAAGACAGAGTCCTAGGTATTGGGTAACAGCCAGCTGAGTATAAGGCAGAGAGGATGGTGAAGAACAAAGTACAGATAATGTGAAGCTCATAGTGGTTCTGGGTTTACTGTGGAAGGTACATGGAATAGGAATTTCTCTGGGGGTTATAATAATGCTGAGGGGAGAAGTTCACTGCTCAACGTGAATGGTACTGACATCACAGTTTTCTGCATAATCATCTGTCCTTACGGTACAAGTAATGCTGTGGGGCAGAGAGGCAGCACCTGTATGCTGACAGTGCCCCTAGTGAAGAGGAGGAGAACTTACAGGTCACAGCACTGCCTCTGAGACCTCACGCCTACCCAACTACCTACACTTCCGCAAGTCCACTTAATTCCAGAAAAAGTTAAATCTCTTTCTGACCTTGAGGATGACAATAATTCACATTTCTTCTTGCTATTTAGAGGTCTGGTGGGGCTAGGGATTTGAGTGtgaagggaaattagaaaagcaaaacttaatTCATCTTTCTGGGGGAATTTtctaactttaaattttaaaattaagtatttttattcaattaatatACAGTCGTTATAGAAAAGTCAGATAAAATGCATCAGCAAAAAGAAGAACGTTACAAATCATCTAATTTCATAATCTGGAGGTGACCATTTTTACCACTGAGGTGTAGAAACACAGTTCTAAGAAAGCAGCATGAAGAATGGAAAATGCATCGATGGAAGTCAGAAATCTGCCTTCTCACTCCAGTTCCCCTTGATTTGCTGCATGTCATACCGCTCATCTAAAAAAAGCTGAGTGTTGAACTTAACTTTCtattaaagtgaaaataaaagggCATGAATATGGTTGCACAGAAGTGAACATGTTTATcttctgtcttctcccttttggTGAATTATCAAAACACTGGGAGAGCTCTGTAGTGCTCAATGCTCAGAGGTAAGAGATTCAAAGGGAGAATCTGAGTGACGCTTCTGAAGTCGTCAGGAGGAGAGAACCCGAGGGATTCTCTTAGGTTCTTGGATTTGCTCTGGGAGAGGCACAGGGTCCATCGCTCCTCTATGTATCAGCAGGACCGGGACAGGAAGCATGTGGTTACAGGCCTCAAGAGGAGCCACATTTGGTTGCTTTTAATGTTGCTTCTAGTACTTCGAGGCTGTGGTCCTAGTAAGGTGGGTGCAGCAGAGCTTTCTCCAGCTCCTATCCCCCTCTCCCCAGTTGTTCCTGCAGCTGTGAGTCAGGGGTCAGAAGAGGAGCGAGAACAGCAGCACTGACCCCAGAGCAATGTGAGGTTGAAAGTGGAACATATGAGGACAAGGGGCCCCACTTAAGGTCCCGTCCGGGTTGCTCAGGCCCCACCTTGGCCAGGCACCAGGGCTGCATGTTGTTCATTAAAACGTGAACATCCTGACCAAGACTTTGAAGATAGGAATCGCCCATCCCAAACCAGACACTCACTGCCCACAAGTAGCCAACAAGGAAGCGAAGGGTGGTGAATGATTAGCAGAGCTGGCAGACAGCTCCAGAGTCTGTGGACACCAAGTACCTGGAAAGAGTTTCCTAAGACAAACTCAGCTTGACCACAGGAGCCCACAGAGGTCCTTCATGGCCTGGCTGCTCCATGGCGAAACTCCCCCTCAGACCTGTTTCCCCCACCGCCATGTTCTTGAGGGGCCCCAGGCACAGCCACTGCCACTTGTCTGGCATGAAATGCCAGGATGAGCCAGAATGCCTTCAGGAATTCAGTACATGTGAATTTACTAGCTGCTGTGGATTCTGCTGAATACAGCAGGCATATAAAAAAGTATATGATGTAGTTCTTATCCACAAAGGGCTTACAATTTGAAGGCACACATCTCtacacacactcaaacacacatacacaaacacacaacatATAGAGAACTATTTAGACTACCTTGGTTCCATAGAAATCAAATGTcatgtatgtaatttttaattttctaaggcatttgataaaattcaacatccattcatgatgaaaactcttaccaaagtgggtacagagggaacatatctcaacgtAATAAAATACgtttatgacaaacccatggccagcctaatactcaatggtgaaaagctgaaagccttcccactaaaatctggaaggaggtaaagatgcccactctcaccacttctattcaacatagtattggtaGTCCTAGTcacagtaatcagacaagaaaaagaaataaaaggtatccaaattggaagagaaaaagtaaaattgtcactatatgTAAATGACATGAcagtatatatagaaaatcctaaagactccacacaaaa
The genomic region above belongs to Phocoena sinus isolate mPhoSin1 chromosome 1, mPhoSin1.pri, whole genome shotgun sequence and contains:
- the TEDDM1 gene encoding LOW QUALITY PROTEIN: transmembrane epididymal protein 1 (The sequence of the model RefSeq protein was modified relative to this genomic sequence to represent the inferred CDS: inserted 2 bases in 1 codon) translates to MGTFIGHAYPGLFLLSYGLYQAVVVSKAVIFSDSFLYPSSPPRNKGRWARLWKISYGGLLKTLAGSGLXECEISCMKRGLTLMNGQLPLRVMYAKEWQHVTMYVLLTLNGCVEVVSKNLLPQHCVPLEEGTLVLTFYVLLLLLVSHVQDSAGVELQVHSVLILVVLLLMLVLTVQLWVPDTFQLSVIETFLFQIMGFWLVQAGFILYKPGTGYPGQDDDIIDIMFVPTFFCWHVMIDALCLLGIYGVSSFWHCCYLPSWKLTGSREAPCYTTTVGPLYKLLREGDQSESDRLSASSWVLNVWAQILVRAEDNNCCDQVF